From a region of the Cygnus atratus isolate AKBS03 ecotype Queensland, Australia chromosome 3, CAtr_DNAZoo_HiC_assembly, whole genome shotgun sequence genome:
- the RTN4IP1 gene encoding reticulon-4-interacting protein 1, mitochondrial isoform X1, with product MGRLPAMLARGTLRGTGGRAPVRGFGGSPRSRSAMPSWVIDRYGRNEVLRFTREMAFPAIQFPNEVVVQVHAASLNPIDLSMRSGYGATALNMKRDPLKIKSTETEFPLTLGRDVSGVVMECGLSVSYFKPGDEVWAAIPPWKQGTLSEFVVASANEVSFKPKCLSHTEAASLPYVGLTAWSAINKVGGLNQSNCSGKRVLILGASGGVGTFAVQLVKAWGAHVTAVCSHDASALMKKLGADDVIDYKSGNLEEQLKPLPLFDFILDNVGGSTEKWALNLLKKWSGATYVTLVTPFLINMDKLGVADGMLQTGVTIGSKTVKHLLKGVHYRWAFFMPSGPSLDEIAELVDSGKIQPVIDQVFPFSEVPKAFLKLEEGHARGKTVINVVDKK from the exons ATGGGGCGGCTCCCAGCTATGCTGGCGCGGGGGACACTGCGGGGAACGGGCGGGCGGGCGCCGGTGCGCGGCTTCGGCGGCTCTCCGCGGTCGCGGTCCGCCATGCCCTCCTGGGTCATCGACCGCTACGGCCGCAACGAGGTGCTGCGCTTCACCAGGGAGATGGCCTTCCCCGCCATCCAGTTCCCCAACGAAGTCGTTGTTCAAGTGCACGCCGCCAGCCTGAACCCCATAGACCTTAGCATGAGAA GTGGTTATGGTGCAACTGCATTAAATATGAAGCGGGATCCCCTGAAAATCAAAAGCACGGAAACTGAATTTCCACTAACGCTTGGTCGAGATGTCTCTGGTGTTGTCATGGAATGTGGACTAAGTGTGTCTTATTTCAAACCTGGAGATGAG GTATGGGCAGCAATTCCTCCGTGGAAACAAGGCACTCTCTCAGAGTTTGTGGTAGCTAGTGCAAATGAG gtgTCTTTTAAGCCAAAATGTCTCAGTCACACAGAAGCTGCCTCCTTACCATATGTAGGTCTTACAGCGTGGTCTGCCATTAACAAAGTTGGAGGACTGAACCAAAGTAATTGTAGTGGGAAGAG AGTGTTGATATTAGGAGCTTCAGGAGGAGTCGGTACATTTGCTGTACAG CTGGTGAAGGCCTGGGGTGCTCACGTGACAGCGGTTTGTTCTCACGATGCTAGCGCACTGATGAAAAAGCTTGGAGCAGATGATGTGATTGATTACAAGTCTGGAAATTTGGAAGAGCAACTTAAACCATTGCCCTT ATTCGATTTCATCCTAGATAATGTCGGTGGATCTACTGAGAAGTGGGCTCTCAATCTCCTGAAGAAATGGTCAGGAGCAACATACGTTACCTTAGTGACACCTTTCTTGATCAACATGGACAAACTTGGAGTAGCTGATGGCATGTTGCAAACAGGAGTCACGATTGGTTCCAAAACTGTAAAG CATCTCCTTAAAGGAGTCCATTATCGGTGGGCATTTTTTATGCCAAGTGGCCCGAGTTTGGATGAAATAGCAGAACTAGTTGATTCGGGAAAG ATTCAACCAGTTATCGATCAAgtcttccctttttctgaaGTTCCCAAGGCCTTTCTGAAATTGGAAGAAGGACATGCACGTGGAAAAACGGTGATCAATGTTgttgataaaaaataa
- the RTN4IP1 gene encoding reticulon-4-interacting protein 1, mitochondrial isoform X2, whose product MGRLPAMLARGTLRGTGGRAPVRGFGGSPRSRSAMPSWVIDRYGRNEVLRFTREMAFPAIQFPNEVVVQVHAASLNPIDLSMRSGYGATALNMKRDPLKIKSTETEFPLTLGRDVSGVVMECGLSVSYFKPGDEVSFKPKCLSHTEAASLPYVGLTAWSAINKVGGLNQSNCSGKRVLILGASGGVGTFAVQLVKAWGAHVTAVCSHDASALMKKLGADDVIDYKSGNLEEQLKPLPLFDFILDNVGGSTEKWALNLLKKWSGATYVTLVTPFLINMDKLGVADGMLQTGVTIGSKTVKHLLKGVHYRWAFFMPSGPSLDEIAELVDSGKIQPVIDQVFPFSEVPKAFLKLEEGHARGKTVINVVDKK is encoded by the exons ATGGGGCGGCTCCCAGCTATGCTGGCGCGGGGGACACTGCGGGGAACGGGCGGGCGGGCGCCGGTGCGCGGCTTCGGCGGCTCTCCGCGGTCGCGGTCCGCCATGCCCTCCTGGGTCATCGACCGCTACGGCCGCAACGAGGTGCTGCGCTTCACCAGGGAGATGGCCTTCCCCGCCATCCAGTTCCCCAACGAAGTCGTTGTTCAAGTGCACGCCGCCAGCCTGAACCCCATAGACCTTAGCATGAGAA GTGGTTATGGTGCAACTGCATTAAATATGAAGCGGGATCCCCTGAAAATCAAAAGCACGGAAACTGAATTTCCACTAACGCTTGGTCGAGATGTCTCTGGTGTTGTCATGGAATGTGGACTAAGTGTGTCTTATTTCAAACCTGGAGATGAG gtgTCTTTTAAGCCAAAATGTCTCAGTCACACAGAAGCTGCCTCCTTACCATATGTAGGTCTTACAGCGTGGTCTGCCATTAACAAAGTTGGAGGACTGAACCAAAGTAATTGTAGTGGGAAGAG AGTGTTGATATTAGGAGCTTCAGGAGGAGTCGGTACATTTGCTGTACAG CTGGTGAAGGCCTGGGGTGCTCACGTGACAGCGGTTTGTTCTCACGATGCTAGCGCACTGATGAAAAAGCTTGGAGCAGATGATGTGATTGATTACAAGTCTGGAAATTTGGAAGAGCAACTTAAACCATTGCCCTT ATTCGATTTCATCCTAGATAATGTCGGTGGATCTACTGAGAAGTGGGCTCTCAATCTCCTGAAGAAATGGTCAGGAGCAACATACGTTACCTTAGTGACACCTTTCTTGATCAACATGGACAAACTTGGAGTAGCTGATGGCATGTTGCAAACAGGAGTCACGATTGGTTCCAAAACTGTAAAG CATCTCCTTAAAGGAGTCCATTATCGGTGGGCATTTTTTATGCCAAGTGGCCCGAGTTTGGATGAAATAGCAGAACTAGTTGATTCGGGAAAG ATTCAACCAGTTATCGATCAAgtcttccctttttctgaaGTTCCCAAGGCCTTTCTGAAATTGGAAGAAGGACATGCACGTGGAAAAACGGTGATCAATGTTgttgataaaaaataa